The following DNA comes from Amycolatopsis solani.
TGCCGCTCCTTCGCTTCGGGTGCCGTTGCCGAAGTTTAGGCGGGTCTGGATCCCCGTGCCCTGTCATGATGGGGGACGTGCTGTTCGCGCCGACGTCCACCGCCGAACTGCTCACCCATGTGGTGAACGGTGCCGAAGAAGCGGGCTACAGCGGCCTCATGGTGGCACTGCTCCGCAACGCGGACGCCGGGAGGCAATTGGCCGAATTGTCCAACGAGTGGACCAGCCTGAACGACGTCACCGGGCGCCTCATCGCCGTGCTGAGTCCCGACCCCGAGGTGTGGGCCGTGAGGGGGCAGGGGAATGTCGCGAGCTACGCGGCCGGGCAAGACCTGCGAATCGCCTTGGGTGGCGCCGGACCCCGATTCGAACGCGGTTTCGCGGATTCAGTGCACGCGGCGCAACGGCGGGCTCGTGCACAAGCTCGGCGTCCCGGTCCACCGGACGAGCACCGCGACGCATGGACCGAAGCCGCGGGGCGGTGTGCCTCGTACTTCGGCGTCGACGAGGCACTGATCCCGGCCGTGCTCGTGCTGAGTTTTCGCGAGCGGACCGCGCTCCTGATCCGGCTGCCGTCGCGATCGGCCTTTTCCCTCTACGACCTGTGCAAGCGGATCGCTGCGGAGCTGGGCTGGTCGAAATCGGCCGCCGAGCTGGTTTCGACACTTCGTGCGCTCCGCGGGCGTCAGGCGCGTTTGCAGAGGATCGCCGACCCGTCCTGGAAGCCGTACGAATCTTTGCATTCACGCCTGACAGAGCGGCTCGAAGCCCACCTGACCGCCGAGCTGCGGGCGCAGTACGACAGCCTGGACCGGCACCTCCAGTCGGTCACCGAAGTGGCGCCCGCGCTGGTCGGGAAGTGGCGGGAGAATCTGGCCGGCCTGCGGTCGCACGGCACGGTCGAGGAGGTGTACCGGCAGCTCTTCGCCATCCGCGAGCACACGGTCGCGCCGCGGGAGCGGCACCGGTGGCGGCGGCTCGCCGCCGCGGTGGGCAAAGTGATCGCCGTGAGCGATCGCGTGGTCTTCCGGGCGTCCGAGCGGATCTGGGACCTCGACGACCCCGATCCGATCGCGGCCGCGGTGGAGCAGCGTGCAATCCGGCACGACCGCGAAGTCGACGAAGCGCGGCGGACACTGCCCCTCGTCGACCGGGAACTGAGTGCGGTCGCGGCGAGGCTGGCCGAAGCCGAGCCCAAGCGGGACTCGGAGCGGGGGCTGGCCGAAGCCGCCGAGGCGGCCGCCCGGCACCTGCTCGAGCTGACCGACCCCGACGTCGTCGACGGGAGCGGCGGACTGCGGGGGTACACCCTGCGCGTGGTTCAGGCCAGGTCTGGCGATCCCGTCGCGACCAGCGGCAACACCGTGCACGGGGACGTTTTCGGGACCGTGCTCCAGGCCGGCCGGATCGACGGTGACGTGCACATCCACCAGCCGGGCTGTGCGCACGAGTCCGGCTGAGCCGCGCTACCCCAGCTGATCGCGGCGGCGGGTCAACGCCGCGGTCTCGGCCGTGTTGTCCGCCAGCTCGATGGCCCGGTCGTACGCCGCCCGGGAGTCCGCGCCTCGGCCCAGGCGGCGCAGCAGGTCCGCGCGGGTGGCGTGGAACGGGTGGTAGCCGGCCAGCTCGGGCTCGAGCCGGTCGATCGCCGCCAGGGCCACCTCGGGGCCGTCGAGTTCGGCGACCGCGATGGCTCGGTTGAGGGCGACCACCGGGGATGGGTCCAGGCGGATGAGCTGGTTGTAGAGGGCGAGGACCTGGGACCAGTCGGTGTCGCGCATGTCGCGGGCGGAGGTGTGCACGGCGTTGATCGCGGCGAGGATCTGGTAGCGGCCCGGGGCCACCCCGGCGGCGAGGCGTTCGCGCACCAGGCGGTGGCCCTCGGCGATCAGCTCCGCGTCCCAGGCGCCGCGGTTCTGCTCGTCGAGGGCGACCAGTTCGCCGGTGGCCGAGACGCGGGCGGGGCGGCGGGCCTCGGTGAGGAGCATCAGGGCCAGCAGCCCGGTCACCTCGCCGTCGTCCGGGAGGAGGGTGCGGATCAGGCGGGTGAGGCGGATGGCCTCGGCGGTCAGGTCCTGGCGCACGGGGTCGGTGTCCGGGCCGGTCGCCAGGTAGCCCTCGTTGAAGACCAGGAACAGGACGGCGAGCACGCCGGAGACGCGGGTGGGGAGGTCCTCGGCCGACGGCACGCGGTACGGGATGCGAGCCGCCTTGATCTTGGCCTTCGCGCGGGTAATGCGCTGGCCCATGGTGGTTTCGGCGACCAGGAAGGCGCGGGCGATCTCGGGCACCGTCAGGCCGCCGACCATACGCAGCGTCAGCGCCAGGCGGGCTTCGGTCGCCAGCGCCGGGTGGCAGCAGGTGAAGATCAGCCGGAGCCGGTCGTCGTCGATGGCGCCGAGGGGCTCGGGCGGGTCGTCGTCGTACACCGTCAGAGCCTCCTTCTGCTTGTCGTCGCGCTTGCTCTCGCGCCGGATCCGGTCGATGGCCTTGCGGGTGGCGGTGGTGGTCAGCCAGGCGCCGGGGGCCGGCGGCACGCCGTCGGACGGCCAGCGCTCGACGGCGGTCGCGAACGCCTCGGCGGCCGCGTCCTCGGCGACGTCGATGTCACCGAAGCGCCTGGTCAGGGTGGCCACCACCCGGGCCCACTCCTCGCGGTGGGCCCGGACCACCGCTTCCTCGACGTCGTTCACTGGAACGGCCGCACCTCGATCTTGCGGTCGCAGACCTTCGACGCCTCGGTGGCGAGCTTGAGCGCCACGTCCAGATCGGGCGCCTCCCACACCCAGACGCCGGCGAGGTACTCCTTGGACTCCAGAAAGGGCCCGTCGGTGACCACCGCCCGCTCGCCGCGGTTGTCGACGACCGTGGCCGCGCCGGTGTCGGCGAGGCCGCCCGCGAACACCCAGTAGCCCTCGGCGATCAGCCGGTCGTTGAACTCGCTGATGGCGGGCTGCCGGTCCGTGCTACCCGGGTTTTCCTTGTCGTCGATCACGGAAACCAAGTACTGCATCCGGAACTCCTCGTGGTGGTGGACGGGGACTCACACGTACTGCGGGCGCCCGGCGGGCCGGAAGACCTGCGTCGACACGCCCTTCGAGTCGACTCGCGACTCGATCAGCTCGAGCACGAAATCGGGGCCGTCGGCCGGGAACAGCCGGGTGCCCTGGCCGAGGACCACCGGGACCACGGTCAGGACCAGCTCGTCGACCAGGTCGTTCGCCAGCAGCCACCGGACCAGGGTGCCACTGCCGTGCACCTGCAGCTCGCCGCCGGGCTTGGCCTTCAGCTCGCGGACGGCCGCCGCGAGGTCGCCGGGCAGGACGGTGCTGCCCGCCCACGCCGGGTCGGTGAGCGTGGTCGAGGCGACGTACTTGGGGGCGTCGTTCAGTGCGACGCCGATGGGGGTCGCGCGCATCTGCTCGACCGACCCCCAGGAGCGGGCGAACAGCTCGTAGGTGCGCCGTCCGAACAGGAAGGCGTCCGCGCGCTGGTAGGTCCGCGCGATGAGCGCCCGGGTCTCGTCGTCACCCCGCCCCAGCGCCCAGCCCCCGCGCTCGAACCCGGTGCGGCGGTCTTCGTCGGACGCGCCGCCGTTGCCCTGCACGACGCCGTCGATGGTCAGCTGGGTCACGGTCGTCAGCTTCACGGTGGGGCTCCTCGGCCTCGGTGCCGCCCCGCGCGGGCGGCCTCACCCCTGCTACGAACATCACCGCGCCGATCCGACACCGTCGCCGGAATTATTTTCGAAGACCCGCGGCGGAGGCCACGAGGGGCATCGGCCAGCCGCTCGCGACGGTGTCCAGCCGCTCGGGGGTGAGCCGGCCGCCGGCGGCGACGCAGTCGCGGACGAGAGAGCGGACCTCGTCGTCCGCGCCGCCCGGGTCCTGCTCCCACAGCTTCAGCGCGTGGACGGCCGCCCGCCGGGACAGCTCGGGCGTCGACGCGTACCAATGCCCGCTCATCCGGCTGAGCGGCGGTTCGCCGGGCGACGGCGTCCGGCGGCCGAGCCGCTTCTCCGCCACGCGGGCGTCCACGTACGCCGTGGCCTCCGCGCGCCACACCGCGCGGCTGGCTTCCAGCGCCTCCAGC
Coding sequences within:
- a CDS encoding RNA polymerase sigma factor; amino-acid sequence: MNDVEEAVVRAHREEWARVVATLTRRFGDIDVAEDAAAEAFATAVERWPSDGVPPAPGAWLTTTATRKAIDRIRRESKRDDKQKEALTVYDDDPPEPLGAIDDDRLRLIFTCCHPALATEARLALTLRMVGGLTVPEIARAFLVAETTMGQRITRAKAKIKAARIPYRVPSAEDLPTRVSGVLAVLFLVFNEGYLATGPDTDPVRQDLTAEAIRLTRLIRTLLPDDGEVTGLLALMLLTEARRPARVSATGELVALDEQNRGAWDAELIAEGHRLVRERLAAGVAPGRYQILAAINAVHTSARDMRDTDWSQVLALYNQLIRLDPSPVVALNRAIAVAELDGPEVALAAIDRLEPELAGYHPFHATRADLLRRLGRGADSRAAYDRAIELADNTAETAALTRRRDQLG
- a CDS encoding YciI family protein; this translates as MQYLVSVIDDKENPGSTDRQPAISEFNDRLIAEGYWVFAGGLADTGAATVVDNRGERAVVTDGPFLESKEYLAGVWVWEAPDLDVALKLATEASKVCDRKIEVRPFQ
- a CDS encoding dihydrofolate reductase family protein; protein product: MKLTTVTQLTIDGVVQGNGGASDEDRRTGFERGGWALGRGDDETRALIARTYQRADAFLFGRRTYELFARSWGSVEQMRATPIGVALNDAPKYVASTTLTDPAWAGSTVLPGDLAAAVRELKAKPGGELQVHGSGTLVRWLLANDLVDELVLTVVPVVLGQGTRLFPADGPDFVLELIESRVDSKGVSTQVFRPAGRPQYV